The proteins below are encoded in one region of Paraburkholderia phenazinium:
- a CDS encoding sugar ABC transporter substrate-binding protein produces the protein MAEEREDQKGEARDEVIQTTRRGLLQGAGLAAAMAMLGGVSTPAFAAEGSPFPSHKKWKIVFVNHVTTNPFFVPTQYGIEDACGLLGMDYQWTGSANADVGEMVNAMNAAIAAKADAIAVPIVDPKAFDGPIQKALDAGIPVFAYNADAPRGSTNPRLAYIGQDLYLSGYQMGERIASLVDSGTVALFIATPGQLNIQPRLDGASDAIKKSGKKIDVQTIATGATVNEELSKIKSFYLGHQDVKGMFAVDAGSTQGVAEVMKESNLPAKGVHGGGFDLLPRTVQLIHDGFLDFTIDQQPYVQGFYTVVEAFTFLASGGLVGPANVNSGLKFVTKGTVDPYLNTETRYEGKSTKPQIVPHSGGIKS, from the coding sequence ATGGCCGAGGAGCGGGAAGACCAGAAGGGTGAAGCACGGGACGAAGTAATACAGACCACGCGACGTGGTTTGCTGCAAGGCGCGGGGCTGGCAGCAGCGATGGCAATGCTTGGCGGTGTATCGACGCCGGCATTCGCAGCTGAAGGGTCGCCGTTCCCTTCGCACAAGAAGTGGAAGATTGTCTTCGTTAATCACGTTACAACCAATCCGTTCTTCGTACCGACCCAGTACGGTATTGAGGACGCCTGTGGATTGTTGGGAATGGATTATCAGTGGACGGGTTCCGCGAACGCCGACGTCGGCGAGATGGTCAATGCGATGAACGCAGCGATTGCCGCCAAGGCCGATGCTATCGCGGTGCCGATCGTCGATCCGAAGGCGTTCGATGGTCCGATCCAGAAAGCGCTGGATGCCGGCATTCCGGTGTTCGCCTACAACGCGGATGCGCCACGCGGCAGCACCAATCCGCGCCTCGCGTACATTGGTCAGGACCTGTACCTGTCGGGTTATCAGATGGGCGAGCGCATCGCCAGCCTGGTCGACAGCGGCACTGTCGCACTCTTTATCGCCACGCCAGGGCAGCTGAACATCCAGCCCCGGCTGGACGGTGCATCGGACGCGATCAAGAAGTCCGGCAAGAAGATCGACGTGCAGACGATTGCAACGGGCGCTACGGTCAACGAAGAACTCTCGAAGATCAAGTCGTTCTATCTTGGACACCAGGATGTGAAGGGCATGTTCGCGGTCGATGCGGGCAGCACGCAAGGTGTGGCCGAGGTGATGAAGGAATCGAACCTGCCGGCCAAGGGTGTGCATGGCGGTGGCTTCGACCTTTTGCCGCGCACGGTGCAGCTGATTCACGACGGCTTCCTCGACTTCACGATTGATCAGCAGCCCTACGTGCAAGGCTTTTATACCGTGGTGGAAGCGTTTACGTTCCTCGCCTCGGGTGGCCTCGTCGGACCGGCCAACGTCAACTCCGGCCTGAAGTTCGTCACCAAGGGCACGGTCGATCCGTATCTGAACACCGAAACGCGTTACGAAGGCAAGAGCACCAAGCCGCAAATCGTGCCGCATAGCGGCGGGATCAAGTCGTAA